The Sander lucioperca isolate FBNREF2018 chromosome 15, SLUC_FBN_1.2, whole genome shotgun sequence genome window below encodes:
- the chrm3a gene encoding muscarinic acetylcholine receptor M3 has product MNSNITDPGLFLTANTSLPAAGSYPQSNALNQGGSGLAPWLVFHVNTPVDNSSSISNLLNYTSESPNENVTAAHDPLGGHPLWQVVLIVLLTGMLSLVTVIGNILVVVSFKVNRQLKTVNNYFLLSLAVADLIIGVISMNLYTAYLVMGYWAMGNWACDMWLAIDYVASNASVMNLLVISFDRYFSITRPLTYRAKRTTKRAGIMIGLAWFVSLVLWAPAILLWQFFEGKRTVPSNECYIQFLTEPTITFCTAIAAFYLPVTIMSVLYWRIYQETQNRSKELAGLQGSGSRGGIGGRGGNGGCERARFVHQTGSSRSCSSYELTRLSRRKSTCRELVDRFHCWPGVRSWRPGSTRQGEGDPDQSSSDSWNNNDAAVSLDHSGSSEEEDCGGKEMISQSHAIFSIVLSLPGIKAAVNSQLTSCEDVDAASEEDPLRGAEFNQDSLSTVTTNTTAATTPDRGNRSENSYHQRFCSRKIQSMPTLQGTSNQVSDGSLTTTTTATDSSTTSTTTKSPSVPMSFKDAALAKRFASQARTQITKRKRMSLVKEKKAAQTLSAILFAFIITWTPYNIMVLINAFCNVCIPETLWAVGYWLCYVNSTVNPMCYALCNKTFRTTFKMILMCRWDQKKRRKQQFQQRQSVVFHRRIPREST; this is encoded by the coding sequence ATGAACTCCAACATCACAGACCCTGGTCTCTTCCTGACTGCAAACACCTCACTACCAGCAGCTGGATCCTATCCACAATCCAATGCTCTCAACCAAGGAGGTAGTGGATTAGCCCCCTGGTTGGTTTTTCATGTGAATACCCCAGTTGATAATTCCTCTTCCATCAGCAATCTCTTAAACTACACCTCAGAATCCCCAAATGAAAATGTAACTGCGGCCCATGATCCCTTGGGTGGCCATCCTTTATGGCAGGTTGTCCTCATTGTCTTGCTGACAGGCATGCTGTCATTGGTCACCGTCATTGGCAACATCCTGGTGGTGGTATCCTTCAAGGTTAACCGCCAGCTAAAGACAGTCAATAACTACTTCCTGCTGAGCTTGGCTGTGGCTGACCTCATCATAGGGGTCATCTCCATGAACCTCTACACCGCTTATCTTGTGATGGGCTACTGGGCCATGGGCAACTGGGCCTGTGACATGTGGCTGGCTATAGACTATGTGGCCAGCAATGCATCAGTTATGAACCTACTGGTCATAAGCTTTGACCGCTACTTTTCAATCACCAGGCCTTTGACCTACAGGGCCAAACGGACCACAAAGCGAGCTGGGATCATGATCGGCCTAGCCTGGTTTGTTTCTCTTGTTCTGTGGGCTCCAGCCATCCTACTATGGCAGTTTTTTGAGGGTAAAAGGACAGTACCCTCAAATGAATGCTACATTCAATTCCTCACAGAGCCTACTATAACCTTCTGCACAGCTATAGCGGCTTTCTACCTGCCTGTGACGATAATGAGTGTTCTCTACTGGCGCATTTACCAGGAGACCCAGAATCGCTCAAAGGAGTTAGCTGGGTTGCAGGGTTCAGGGAGTCGTGGTGGGATAGGAGGAAGAGGTGGGAATGGTGGGTGCGAGAGAGCCCGTTTTGTCCATCAGACAGGAAGTTCTAGAAGTTGCAGCAGCTATGAGCTGACCAGGTTGTCCCGGAGAAAAAGCACATGTCGGGAGCTGGTTGACCGCTTCCACTGCTGGCCTGGGGTTCGTTCTTGGAGGCCTGGTAGTACCCGGCAGGGGGAGGGTGACCCAGACCAGAGCAGCAGTGACAGCTGGAACAATAATGATGCTGCAGTCTCGTTGGACCATTCTGGTTCTTCAGAGGAAGAGGATTGTGGGGGGAAAGAGATGATTTCCCAGAGTCATGCTATTTTCTCCATTGTTCTCAGCTTGCCTGGTATAAAAGCTGCTGTCAACTCCCAACTCACCTCATGTGAGGATGTGGATGCAGCGTCAGAGGAGGATCCCCTCAGGGGAGCAGAGTTTAACCAAGACAGCCTGTCAACAGTCACCACCAACACCACTGCTGCCACTACTCCCGATAGAGGAAACCGTTCAGAAAATAGCTACCACCAACGCTTCTGCTCACGCAAGATTCAATCAATGCCTACCCTACAGGGTACCTCTAACCAAGTCTCAGATGGTTCCCTAACAACTACCACCACTGCCACTGACAGTTCTACCACCAGCACCACCACCAAATCCCCCTCTGTCCCAATGTCTTTCAAAGACGCAGCTCTGGCGAAACGTTTTGCATCCCAAGCTCGGACTCAGATCACCAAGAGGAAGCGCATGTCCTTAGTAAAGGAGAAGAAGGCAGCTCAAACTCTCAGTGCCATTCTCTTTGCATTCATCATTACATGGACACCTTACAACATCATGGTGCTGATCAATGCCTTCTGTAATGTTTGCATCCCGGAGACCCTGTGGGCAGTAGGGTACTGGCTGTGTTACGTCAACAGCACAGTCAACCCCATGTGCTACGCCCTGTGCAACAAGACTTTCCGTACAACCTTTAAAATGATACTTATGTGCCGCTGGGACcagaaaaaaaggaggaagcAGCAGTTTCAGCAGAGGCAGTCAGTGGTATTCCACAGGAGGATTCCCAGGGAGTCCACGTAA